GATCTTTTCTGTAAGTTCAGCAAGTGCTTTGTCAAAGTCTTCAAGGGAGAAGACCGCATTTATGGTGAATATTGCCCTCTTCTTTTTTATATTTGCTCTCAGTCTCTGTTCTTCATAATTGGAGAGTACACTGATAATTGCCTCATCAATAACGCCGCTTAATGACTCCTGCTTTTGCCGGCTTGAGGTCTTCCGACCGAATACCTTTATATCTTCAAGATAAGGTGTTACATCAAAATCATTCCCCTGCTCTGCCTTTTTAAGCAATTCTCTCAGGATGTCAATGTTTTTGAAAAGGAATCTGATAACATCATCGCTGACCTCGATATTGCCAAGCCTCAGACTGTCAAGGATCTCCTCAATGGCATGGCTCAGATCTTTTAGTCCCTCAAGCCCGAAGAGGCCTGAAATCCCCTTTAGTGTATGGATGGATCGAAAGAGGGCATTAACAGTGTCGGGATTAGCCCCTGTCTCAGCGGATTCCTGAAGTTCGAGGAGATGTTCCTCGGCCTCTCCAAGTAACTCTTCCGCCTCTGAGATAAACTCCTTTTTTGATGAATTCATGAACTTAAAACCAACCGAATCTTCTCCTGAAAGTCTTCAGGCCTGAAGGGTTTTGTAATATATGCCTCTGCCCCAAGTGCCAATCCCCTCTTTTTATCCTCCTCCGACCTTTCAGTACTCACTATGATCATTGGTATGTCTTTATATTGCGGTGTGGTTTTTACAAAGTTAATCAACTCAATGCCGTTTATATCAGG
This genomic stretch from Nitrospirota bacterium harbors:
- a CDS encoding response regulator, producing MKNILVVEDSESTRSMMRTIIEDLGEEYQVFEAGTGFEALKILPTEGFSLIITDINMPDINGIELINFVKTTPQYKDIPMIIVSTERSEEDKKRGLALGAEAYITKPFRPEDFQEKIRLVLSS